A section of the Sebaldella sp. S0638 genome encodes:
- a CDS encoding autotransporter outer membrane beta-barrel domain-containing protein → MKKIIALMALLGSIVLSEKQTLIKETEDRNSIYDLYDADNLEWQVFFTAFYNNKSGKSKSNSEIKDMALSEVKTFELLPRIRKRFIAFNDKNLDLAIPLIPEISDISITKKPININVPNLTDLPDIAIQGITSIQISDINVDRDINIVLLNQEIVPKTFERIVIPALNLEQNGNGYNAGSSAQNLYTNIDNFAQGTFLSSTDTHTALLQLIGTKGSTYTNPTGGSGSLTNVITSDIGTNRSGSRIIAMESHRGEAGSLAGNTNQVISLTTTGNLTVNTNNAKALEIEHGYSGRGDISYVNQGNIISDPTSYNVIGVDFIRSRNLLHAENWGSITLMGDTSIGFEVLNATATIGIVNKSNAKINLYGNGSYGFYLNNGDFSNTVVQTATNIDPSIIFTNKFIQNGEINLYGSDDYGIVVNGLAKFPDNTVLNGGKITISGNNSTGIYQSIANKPFINDGSIIISGTNNNGIRVDNGTSINSNTGIIDLNGNVFNSAGMVAANIDGPSAITNNGVIRINSTNSKNIGMYGVDGGLTSNTVKNTGQVILNLTDISAQNIGIVNINSKFQNDGSIELNSTALNSTDSFSNMAVYSKAGIVNLGVNSSLKLNTNGNDIGIYVKNNSILNTGGNISIESVSTDDKYDYGIYLDSAASNTLNLLNTIFTLRGQSVGIYSGWDSINFSSGNIINLSGEKGIGILYEVTDNSPVSSIAPVVNNAGIINSDQGTGIYILDNGNTGLKKLENNNKINIMDGGFGIVLNSSIYNITDNLEIVNNGIIDNTDNSLNRSFGVYSKNENLKVSGTGSIKVSSVSKNIGLYVNQGEAEFNSNIELGEGGIGVYLNGSADNTVKTTLRIGTTGNEITQLSGAKSLGLASIGEKADIIIGVNGISLLGFNGLNSGVSILQSGGSNSGSLGVYIKNSNIDNSTGGIIRVGDYGAAVYLNSADTLRTIKLGKLESGINSIGLYTENSSYIDSIDSITTGGNSVGIYVKSGLFDNASADESRFYLGAGSNGYFLENGSLKSSLGSKNMVFGDDLSGVLMTGDSNIDSSIKNIKIGDKTLSNIQPIVLSIQNLIGTKSLSAGLYGGDGAVGIYYVDTLSSGKMIYNGSGLAAPDIEIGKFGGIYPAVGIYAKSLNNDNILDLNNTYLKVNGDETIAVRVDGAALNINNGTIEMTGKGVVFAIQNNGIINVSPTTEIITPDNGMIILRVEDSAYINNSGTKIAVPNSSIGIFARNSAVINDGEIESKIFSGTKAVQSTGIYTEKFGVGINRNKINLGDEGIGIFGYYSNIINDVTGIINSGDFGVGEYVTLGSAAENNGKILVGNQGVGIYADNISGAAGVLGIGKENKIKNAGIIESTADNAVGVYSIGHDPNNRSMIDNTGNINLSGYGTFGIFGKRTDISNSGNISAGSGITGINYSLGIFGTDSLVTLNGGNISTGDNSIGIGAVADTEDSEVRIISGNIQTGANSVYNYIKREISSVAGISLTDTSGGIYDLNKMNQFGIYTSEGDVFSNKTIYIREGTGSIGIYGKNLTLDNMTISGITLNIENEQTGSVLKTDFNSLKQITFDNKVNVLGNKATGIIQEDGRVLNLGETMVSGEKSIGILAVDADGTVTGQMENFGNVSVAGKSSVGIYGTTDGTGQLEINNSGMISVSNSSVGVYGEKNSVINNTGNLFVGKDSVGIYGNQILVNQINGVTDIEENGIGFYGKGGQIQLNNSVVNAAGDNSAAFYGTDGATITAAGIINVGNNTSTVGSFGYVGRNGSTLVNNADINVSMSSVGMYAYNSTIINGNKISNSGTASNSDNSIIGMYGDNNSVIINTGIISTGDVSLGIYAGESRVDNQGTIRAGNTYTDPNNSEVNNFAAGIYGYNNLNMINSGTIETGVKGIGIYSYKPMDKIENNGVISSGGEQTVGVFIETGLGNEFINRGNIVLTGNNSVGIAGVNNAKITNDSAGIINLTGENSVGIYADENTAIENKGLITVTGKNGIGILMKNGSTLVNSGIINADLSNGGQLIVTDSSVLAPVDYLNSGSKYDLPSIINAGVIKVNEKFLVPENAVVQIKVDPGTVRAANPLPSDYAPEDINGKFLVSDAVKFIAPEFVLRNVEVTPDFSQGTNVNVYKLEEVFKPTTQNGGLNSGGSDIVSKGIFWSAIPNVNSDGNLDIWMERILYSDIAKGSWWESFAKSLDENYEDAQGESLLFYDKLDMIENISELNKIIGNIAGNVYANINQREYDIAKTFDESLDLLQSSKNNTDESVKINIIAGKGATGENKAGVVGYDYTTAGVLALKETEKSYKHKIGYSLGYLHTGFEFDDSNESEEWVDTIQIGGHNRYEADNWILRNDLTGRISFHNIDRNIDWGKSQRSEMNGTFETYSFSLDNIAGREIALGKDKWITPYEAFRLMYITRPGFEEEGKEGLEIEGNDAWSIKPRVGVELKAESPLGKKEQWKLSGKLDLAYEYELGDTNVTERAKLSAVKMQYYDLPKPEEEGGVFRTRASVGVEVKDRYGIFLTGEYGAGDNSQDEYRTSIILKAVF, encoded by the coding sequence ATGAAAAAAATTATAGCATTAATGGCTCTATTAGGCAGCATTGTGTTAAGTGAAAAACAAACATTAATAAAAGAAACAGAGGATAGAAATAGTATTTATGACTTGTATGATGCTGATAACTTAGAATGGCAGGTGTTTTTTACTGCTTTCTACAATAATAAAAGCGGAAAATCAAAATCGAACTCTGAAATCAAAGATATGGCTCTTTCAGAAGTAAAAACTTTTGAGCTGTTGCCAAGAATAAGAAAAAGATTCATTGCCTTTAATGATAAAAATCTAGATTTAGCAATACCTTTGATTCCAGAAATATCAGATATTAGTATTACCAAGAAACCAATAAATATAAATGTTCCTAATCTGACTGATCTCCCTGATATAGCAATTCAAGGAATTACTTCAATACAAATAAGTGATATTAATGTAGATAGAGATATAAATATTGTATTATTAAATCAAGAAATTGTTCCTAAAACATTTGAAAGAATAGTCATACCAGCACTGAATTTAGAACAAAATGGCAATGGATATAATGCTGGTTCCAGTGCTCAAAATTTATATACGAATATTGATAATTTTGCTCAGGGGACGTTTTTGTCAAGTACAGATACACACACAGCCTTGCTGCAGTTAATAGGTACAAAAGGTTCGACTTACACAAATCCAACTGGCGGAAGCGGAAGTTTAACTAATGTCATAACATCAGATATAGGAACGAATCGGTCAGGGTCACGTATAATAGCAATGGAAAGTCACAGAGGAGAAGCAGGTTCGCTTGCCGGGAATACAAATCAGGTAATATCATTGACTACAACCGGGAATCTTACAGTAAATACTAATAATGCTAAAGCACTGGAGATTGAGCATGGTTACAGCGGACGCGGAGATATATCTTATGTTAATCAAGGAAATATAATTTCTGATCCGACAAGTTATAATGTAATTGGTGTAGACTTTATCAGATCAAGAAATTTACTTCATGCAGAAAATTGGGGTTCTATAACTTTGATGGGTGATACAAGTATTGGATTTGAAGTGCTTAATGCCACAGCTACAATTGGAATAGTAAACAAATCTAATGCGAAAATAAATTTATACGGTAATGGAAGTTACGGATTTTATTTAAATAATGGAGATTTCTCGAATACAGTTGTCCAAACAGCAACAAATATAGATCCTAGTATAATTTTTACTAATAAATTCATCCAAAACGGGGAAATAAACTTATATGGATCTGATGATTACGGCATAGTAGTGAACGGCTTAGCAAAATTTCCGGATAATACAGTGTTAAATGGCGGGAAAATAACTATAAGCGGAAATAATTCTACGGGGATATACCAAAGTATTGCTAATAAGCCTTTTATAAATGACGGGAGTATAATAATAAGCGGTACAAACAACAATGGGATACGGGTAGATAACGGAACTAGCATAAATTCAAATACTGGTATAATTGATTTAAATGGAAATGTTTTCAATTCCGCAGGTATGGTAGCTGCTAATATAGATGGTCCTTCAGCAATTACTAATAATGGAGTAATAAGAATCAACTCAACAAACAGTAAAAATATAGGAATGTATGGAGTTGACGGCGGACTTACAAGTAACACAGTTAAGAATACCGGGCAAGTGATTTTAAATTTAACTGATATTTCAGCACAAAATATAGGTATTGTAAATATTAATTCTAAATTCCAGAATGACGGGAGTATAGAATTAAATTCAACAGCCTTAAACAGCACGGATTCATTTAGCAATATGGCTGTTTACAGTAAAGCAGGGATAGTAAATTTAGGGGTAAACAGCAGTCTCAAATTAAATACAAATGGAAATGATATAGGAATATACGTGAAAAATAACAGCATATTAAATACCGGAGGAAATATAAGTATAGAAAGTGTGAGTACAGATGATAAGTATGATTATGGAATTTATTTAGACTCTGCTGCTTCAAATACACTAAATTTATTAAATACAATTTTTACGCTAAGAGGTCAAAGTGTTGGTATTTATTCCGGCTGGGACAGTATAAATTTTTCATCCGGCAATATTATAAATCTATCTGGAGAAAAAGGAATAGGTATTTTATATGAAGTTACAGATAACTCACCTGTTAGCAGTATAGCACCTGTAGTAAATAATGCAGGGATAATAAATTCTGATCAAGGAACGGGTATATATATACTAGACAATGGAAATACAGGTCTAAAAAAACTTGAGAATAATAATAAAATAAACATAATGGACGGTGGATTTGGAATAGTTCTAAATTCCAGTATTTATAATATCACGGATAATTTAGAAATTGTAAATAATGGAATTATTGATAATACAGATAACTCGCTGAACAGAAGTTTTGGAGTATATTCAAAAAATGAGAATTTGAAAGTTTCGGGAACTGGAAGTATAAAAGTATCCTCAGTTTCTAAAAATATCGGACTATATGTAAATCAGGGAGAAGCGGAATTTAACAGTAATATAGAGTTAGGAGAAGGCGGGATAGGAGTATACTTAAATGGAAGTGCTGATAATACCGTAAAAACTACTCTGAGAATAGGAACAACAGGAAATGAGATAACACAATTAAGCGGGGCGAAAAGTTTAGGTCTGGCATCAATAGGCGAAAAGGCAGATATTATTATAGGAGTAAATGGAATTAGTCTTTTAGGATTTAACGGTTTGAACAGCGGAGTCAGTATTTTACAGTCTGGTGGTTCAAACAGCGGTTCATTAGGTGTCTATATAAAAAATTCTAATATAGATAACTCAACAGGCGGAATTATCAGGGTTGGAGATTATGGGGCAGCGGTTTATCTGAATAGTGCAGATACTTTAAGAACTATTAAATTAGGGAAACTAGAGTCAGGAATAAACAGCATAGGGCTTTATACTGAGAATTCCAGTTATATTGATAGTATAGACAGTATAACTACCGGAGGAAATAGTGTAGGGATCTATGTAAAATCAGGGTTATTTGATAATGCTTCGGCAGATGAGAGCAGGTTTTATTTAGGAGCGGGGAGTAACGGGTATTTTTTAGAAAATGGAAGTTTAAAAAGTTCTCTAGGGTCAAAAAACATGGTGTTCGGAGATGATCTGTCAGGTGTTTTAATGACAGGAGATTCAAATATAGATAGTTCGATAAAAAATATAAAAATCGGAGATAAGACTCTTTCAAATATCCAGCCGATAGTTTTAAGCATTCAAAATTTAATTGGAACGAAAAGTTTGTCTGCCGGTTTATATGGCGGAGACGGAGCAGTAGGGATTTATTATGTGGATACTTTGAGTTCTGGCAAGATGATTTATAATGGATCAGGTTTGGCAGCTCCTGATATAGAGATTGGAAAATTCGGAGGAATATACCCGGCAGTAGGGATATATGCAAAATCTTTGAATAATGATAATATTTTAGATTTAAATAATACTTATCTAAAGGTAAACGGTGACGAAACAATTGCAGTGAGAGTAGATGGTGCAGCGCTAAATATAAATAACGGGACAATTGAAATGACAGGAAAAGGTGTGGTATTTGCAATACAAAATAACGGAATTATTAATGTTTCGCCAACAACAGAAATAATAACACCAGATAATGGAATGATAATATTAAGGGTAGAAGATTCCGCATATATAAATAACTCAGGAACGAAAATAGCAGTTCCAAATAGCAGTATAGGAATATTTGCCAGAAATTCTGCGGTTATAAATGATGGAGAAATAGAGTCTAAAATTTTTTCAGGAACAAAAGCAGTTCAATCTACAGGAATTTACACTGAAAAATTCGGAGTTGGAATTAATAGAAATAAAATAAATTTAGGTGATGAAGGAATAGGAATTTTTGGATATTATTCAAATATTATAAATGATGTAACAGGTATAATAAACAGCGGTGATTTTGGAGTAGGTGAGTATGTTACTTTAGGTTCCGCAGCAGAGAATAATGGTAAAATTTTAGTAGGAAATCAGGGTGTAGGAATTTATGCTGATAATATATCCGGTGCAGCAGGAGTTTTGGGAATAGGAAAAGAAAATAAGATAAAGAATGCCGGGATAATAGAATCTACAGCTGATAATGCTGTGGGAGTATATTCTATAGGGCATGATCCAAATAACAGGTCGATGATTGATAATACAGGAAATATCAATTTATCAGGATACGGTACATTTGGTATATTTGGTAAAAGAACAGATATTTCAAACTCTGGGAATATCAGTGCGGGCAGTGGGATTACAGGAATAAATTATTCTCTCGGAATATTCGGGACAGATAGTTTAGTTACTTTGAATGGCGGTAATATAAGTACCGGAGATAATTCTATCGGAATAGGAGCAGTGGCAGACACTGAAGATTCTGAAGTAAGAATTATTTCCGGAAATATACAAACAGGGGCAAATTCTGTTTATAATTATATAAAAAGAGAGATTTCTTCTGTAGCAGGAATTTCTTTAACAGATACTTCCGGCGGTATTTATGATCTAAATAAGATGAATCAATTTGGAATTTATACATCAGAGGGAGATGTCTTTTCCAATAAGACAATTTATATAAGGGAAGGAACCGGGTCAATAGGAATATACGGAAAAAATTTAACATTAGATAATATGACTATTTCAGGAATTACTTTAAATATCGAAAATGAACAGACTGGTTCTGTATTAAAGACTGATTTTAATTCTTTGAAACAGATAACTTTTGATAATAAAGTAAATGTTCTGGGAAATAAAGCAACTGGTATTATCCAAGAAGACGGAAGAGTTTTAAACCTTGGAGAAACAATGGTATCAGGTGAAAAATCTATTGGGATATTAGCTGTAGATGCAGATGGTACTGTGACAGGACAAATGGAAAATTTTGGAAATGTGAGCGTGGCCGGAAAATCTTCAGTAGGAATTTATGGAACTACTGACGGGACAGGGCAGTTAGAAATAAATAACAGCGGAATGATAAGTGTTTCTAACAGCAGTGTCGGAGTATACGGAGAGAAAAATTCGGTTATTAATAATACAGGAAACCTGTTTGTCGGAAAAGATTCGGTGGGTATTTACGGGAATCAAATTTTGGTAAATCAAATAAATGGAGTTACTGATATAGAAGAAAACGGAATAGGATTTTATGGAAAAGGCGGACAGATACAATTAAATAACAGTGTGGTGAATGCAGCAGGAGATAATTCGGCAGCGTTTTACGGGACAGATGGAGCAACTATTACAGCAGCGGGAATCATAAATGTAGGTAATAACACTTCAACAGTCGGAAGTTTTGGATATGTAGGAAGAAATGGAAGTACACTAGTAAATAATGCAGATATAAATGTAAGCATGAGTTCTGTGGGTATGTATGCTTATAATTCTACTATTATAAACGGTAATAAAATTTCTAATTCAGGAACAGCAAGTAACTCAGATAACTCAATAATAGGTATGTATGGTGACAATAATTCCGTTATTATTAACACAGGTATTATATCAACAGGAGATGTTAGTTTGGGAATTTATGCCGGTGAGAGCAGAGTCGATAATCAGGGAACTATAAGAGCAGGAAATACTTATACTGATCCTAATAATTCAGAAGTTAATAATTTTGCAGCTGGAATATACGGCTATAATAATTTAAATATGATAAATTCAGGAACTATAGAAACCGGAGTAAAGGGAATAGGAATTTATTCATATAAACCAATGGACAAAATAGAGAATAACGGTGTAATAAGTTCTGGCGGTGAACAAACTGTAGGAGTTTTTATAGAAACAGGACTGGGGAATGAATTTATTAATAGAGGAAACATAGTCCTGACTGGAAATAACTCTGTAGGGATAGCCGGTGTAAATAATGCTAAAATCACAAATGATTCTGCAGGAATAATTAATTTAACAGGAGAGAATAGTGTAGGCATATATGCTGATGAGAATACAGCAATAGAAAATAAAGGCTTAATTACTGTAACTGGTAAAAACGGAATAGGGATATTAATGAAAAATGGTTCTACGTTAGTAAATTCAGGAATAATAAATGCTGATTTAAGTAACGGAGGACAATTAATAGTGACAGATTCATCAGTTTTGGCACCAGTAGATTATTTGAATTCAGGGTCTAAATATGATTTGCCCAGTATAATCAATGCCGGAGTAATAAAAGTAAATGAAAAGTTTTTAGTTCCGGAAAATGCAGTTGTTCAGATAAAAGTCGACCCCGGCACAGTAAGAGCAGCAAATCCTCTGCCGTCTGATTATGCTCCGGAAGATATAAACGGGAAATTTTTGGTATCAGACGCTGTAAAATTTATAGCACCAGAATTTGTTTTGAGAAATGTAGAAGTAACACCTGATTTTTCTCAAGGAACAAATGTAAATGTATATAAATTAGAAGAGGTATTTAAGCCAACCACACAAAATGGGGGTCTAAACAGCGGGGGTTCGGATATAGTGAGTAAAGGGATATTTTGGAGTGCTATTCCAAATGTTAATTCTGACGGTAATTTAGATATTTGGATGGAAAGAATTCTATATTCTGATATAGCGAAGGGAAGCTGGTGGGAAAGCTTTGCTAAAAGCTTAGATGAAAATTACGAGGATGCACAAGGCGAATCTTTACTATTTTATGATAAATTAGATATGATAGAAAATATCAGCGAGTTAAATAAAATTATCGGAAATATCGCAGGAAATGTTTATGCTAATATAAATCAGAGAGAGTACGACATTGCTAAAACATTTGATGAATCATTAGACTTACTTCAAAGTTCGAAAAATAACACAGATGAAAGTGTAAAAATTAATATAATTGCAGGTAAGGGAGCTACAGGAGAAAATAAAGCCGGAGTTGTAGGTTATGATTATACTACGGCAGGAGTTTTAGCCTTGAAAGAAACAGAGAAGAGCTATAAACATAAAATCGGGTATTCTTTAGGATATTTACATACCGGATTCGAGTTTGATGATAGCAATGAAAGTGAAGAATGGGTAGATACAATACAAATAGGGGGACATAACAGATATGAAGCAGACAATTGGATTTTGCGAAATGATTTAACCGGAAGAATAAGTTTTCACAATATAGATAGAAATATAGACTGGGGAAAATCTCAAAGATCAGAGATGAACGGGACATTTGAAACTTACAGTTTTAGTCTTGATAATATAGCAGGCAGAGAAATAGCATTAGGAAAAGATAAGTGGATAACTCCGTATGAAGCTTTTAGACTCATGTATATAACAAGACCGGGATTTGAAGAAGAAGGAAAAGAAGGTCTGGAAATAGAAGGGAATGATGCATGGAGTATAAAGCCGAGAGTCGGTGTAGAATTAAAAGCAGAAAGTCCTTTAGGGAAAAAAGAACAGTGGAAACTAAGCGGAAAGTTAGATTTAGCATATGAGTATGAATTAGGGGATACAAATGTGACAGAAAGGGCAAAATTAAGTGCAGTAAAGATGCAATATTATGACTTGCCTAAACCGGAAGAAGAGGGCGGCGTTTTTAGAACTAGGGCATCGGTGGGAGTAGAAGTGAAGGACAGATACGGAATATTCCTTACAGGAGAGTATGGAGCAGGTGATAACAGCCAGGATGAATACAGAACAAGTATAATATTAAAAGCAGTATTTTAA
- a CDS encoding methionine ABC transporter ATP-binding protein, which translates to MIKIENINKSFDHKNVLANVSLEIPKGSIYGIIGYSGAGKSTLVRIINALEKPDSGKVFIDNTDLYSLDEKTVRDEKKKIGMIFQHFYLLNSKTVFDNVAIALKINKAGKNETESRVMEILKFVGLENYRDNYPEQLSGGQKQRIGIARALVNNPKILLCDEATSALDPETTKQILELLQKVNRELGVTIVLITHQMEVVKNICDRVAVLENGYIIEENDVFNIFAFPKEATTQKFVESILHQDIPDSAYRHLIDGRLYKLTFSKGHVDEPVLSNITAETGVNFSILQGVVTEIQEHFFGQLVVKLSSAGEQTDIALEKLKTYGVEVQEIGKGGNTI; encoded by the coding sequence ATGATAAAAATTGAAAATATTAATAAATCATTTGATCATAAAAATGTACTTGCTAACGTCAGCCTTGAAATACCAAAAGGGAGTATCTATGGTATTATCGGCTACAGCGGCGCAGGAAAAAGCACCCTTGTGCGTATTATCAATGCATTGGAAAAACCGGATTCAGGAAAAGTTTTTATTGATAATACCGACTTGTATTCCCTTGATGAAAAAACTGTCCGAGATGAAAAGAAAAAAATTGGGATGATTTTTCAGCACTTTTATCTTTTGAACAGTAAAACTGTTTTTGATAATGTAGCAATTGCGCTGAAAATAAATAAAGCAGGAAAAAATGAAACTGAAAGCAGAGTTATGGAAATACTAAAGTTCGTAGGACTGGAAAATTACAGGGATAATTATCCTGAGCAGCTTTCAGGGGGACAAAAGCAGAGAATCGGAATAGCAAGAGCATTGGTCAACAATCCGAAAATTCTTTTGTGTGATGAAGCTACAAGCGCTCTTGACCCTGAAACAACCAAGCAGATTCTCGAACTTTTGCAGAAAGTAAACAGGGAACTTGGAGTAACTATAGTACTGATAACACACCAGATGGAAGTGGTAAAAAATATATGCGACAGGGTTGCTGTTCTGGAAAATGGTTATATTATTGAAGAAAATGATGTTTTTAATATTTTTGCCTTCCCAAAAGAAGCTACAACGCAAAAATTCGTAGAAAGTATACTTCATCAGGACATACCTGATTCTGCTTACAGGCATCTTATAGACGGGAGGCTTTATAAGCTGACATTCTCAAAGGGGCATGTTGATGAGCCGGTCTTATCAAACATTACTGCTGAAACCGGTGTTAATTTCAGTATTTTGCAGGGAGTAGTCACAGAAATACAGGAACATTTTTTCGGACAGCTTGTAGTAAAGCTTTCATCTGCAGGTGAACAGACAGACATTGCTTTGGAAAAACTGAAAACCTACGGCGTGGAGGTACAGGAAATCGGAAAAGGAGGAAATACAATATGA
- a CDS encoding MetQ/NlpA family ABC transporter substrate-binding protein, with protein MKKRNLLHLIALLILAFFITGCGSGSGKKYKVGVNGSNSKQWEYIKEEAAKKGINLEIVYFSDYVQPNRALVDKDVDINAFQTLSFLNTFNETNKQDIVPIGTTILAPMGIYSKKLKSLDELPEKAKVTIPNDPSNQGRALKLLEKAGLIKLKDSGGKIISNNDITENPKQLEIIPMAANQLPQTLNDTEISVINNGVAVDAGFSLSQAIFKEDKLAKDYINVIAARQDNKNDENLLEIVKLYQTETVKKIIEDDTKGNSVPTFIPLSEIGF; from the coding sequence ATGAAAAAAAGAAATTTATTACATTTGATCGCATTGCTGATTCTGGCATTTTTTATTACGGGATGCGGATCAGGTTCAGGTAAAAAGTACAAAGTTGGTGTAAATGGTTCTAATTCCAAACAATGGGAATATATAAAGGAAGAAGCTGCTAAAAAAGGGATAAATCTTGAAATAGTTTATTTCTCTGACTATGTTCAGCCAAACAGGGCTCTTGTGGATAAGGATGTGGATATTAATGCCTTCCAGACTCTCTCATTCCTAAATACATTTAACGAGACTAACAAACAGGACATTGTTCCTATTGGCACTACGATACTTGCTCCTATGGGAATTTATTCAAAGAAACTAAAGTCCCTTGACGAACTTCCGGAAAAAGCGAAAGTAACTATACCTAATGATCCTTCTAATCAGGGAAGAGCATTAAAACTTCTGGAAAAAGCCGGTTTAATAAAACTGAAAGACAGCGGCGGAAAAATCATAAGCAACAATGATATTACAGAAAATCCAAAACAGCTGGAAATAATACCTATGGCTGCGAATCAGCTTCCCCAGACTCTGAATGATACTGAAATATCAGTTATTAATAACGGAGTAGCAGTAGATGCCGGTTTCTCACTTAGTCAGGCTATTTTCAAAGAAGATAAACTGGCAAAGGACTATATAAATGTCATTGCAGCGAGACAGGATAATAAAAATGATGAAAATCTTCTGGAAATAGTAAAGTTATATCAAACTGAAACTGTGAAAAAAATTATAGAAGATGATACAAAAGGAAATTCTGTTCCTACATTTATACCATTATCAGAAATAGGATTTTAG
- a CDS encoding 4Fe-4S binding protein codes for MAYVIDKEACIACGACEPVCPVDAIMEDDGKYLIDPNLCIECGACEGVCPMEVIYSGINE; via the coding sequence ATGGCATATGTAATTGACAAAGAAGCGTGCATAGCATGCGGAGCGTGTGAACCTGTCTGTCCTGTAGATGCCATAATGGAAGATGACGGGAAATACCTGATAGATCCTAATCTTTGCATTGAATGCGGTGCTTGTGAAGGTGTCTGTCCAATGGAAGTAATATATTCTGGTATTAATGAATAA
- a CDS encoding methionine ABC transporter permease, whose product MNVSFEQIINATWITVYISVLSFILGTLIAFFLGFTLYFTRKGGIYENRKLYVTLDIIINFIRSLPFVVLLLLLIPVTRLLVGSAIGPNAVIVSLTFFAAPYIARLVESSLLEIDHGILEVADSLGANTQELITHFLLPEAASSLIFNLSIAFVSIIGATAVAGTIGGGGLGDLAISFGYNRYDYITLVTAVGIIVILVQLAQFLGKYLSNKAKYL is encoded by the coding sequence ATGAATGTTTCATTTGAACAAATAATTAACGCTACATGGATAACTGTTTACATATCAGTATTATCATTTATTCTCGGTACATTGATTGCTTTTTTTCTGGGATTTACGTTATATTTCACCAGAAAAGGAGGAATATATGAAAATAGAAAATTATATGTAACTCTGGATATAATAATTAATTTTATCAGATCACTGCCGTTTGTGGTTTTACTGCTTTTACTTATTCCTGTAACAAGACTTCTAGTAGGGAGTGCTATAGGCCCCAATGCAGTAATTGTATCACTGACATTTTTTGCAGCACCGTATATTGCAAGGCTTGTAGAAAGTTCTCTTTTGGAGATAGATCATGGAATTCTGGAAGTAGCAGATTCGCTGGGGGCAAATACACAGGAACTCATCACCCACTTTCTGCTTCCTGAGGCTGCCTCATCTTTAATATTTAATTTGTCCATTGCCTTTGTAAGTATAATAGGTGCAACAGCAGTGGCAGGAACTATAGGCGGCGGAGGGCTGGGTGACCTTGCCATTTCATTCGGGTATAACAGATATGATTATATTACCCTTGTTACAGCTGTGGGAATAATAGTAATATTGGTGCAACTGGCACAGTTTTTAGGAAAGTATTTATCTAATAAAGCAAAATATTTATAA